Proteins co-encoded in one Oncorhynchus kisutch isolate 150728-3 linkage group LG1, Okis_V2, whole genome shotgun sequence genomic window:
- the LOC116375800 gene encoding 4-aminobutyrate aminotransferase, mitochondrial, with the protein MAYSLVVPPASHFHTSTLRSMASSILSRHLASSLRPSRGLSASGHRHQQTTAKRVEEVEFDGPCMKTEVPGPRSKILAQQLESIQSVVQVNFFCDYEESKGNYLVDVDGNRMLDVYTQIASIPIGYNHPALTKVMTDPKNMGTFVNRPALGMMPPEQFSEKLVNGLMAVAPKGFSRVQTMACGSCSNENAYKAIFIWYRNKMRGTPEPTPEEVRTSVINQVPGCPDLTLLSFMGGFHGRTLGCLATTHTKAIQKLDVPSFDWPIASFPQLRYPLDQFERENAREEARCLEEAEDLIVKWNQKGRHVAGVVIEPIQAEGGDNHASFDFYTKLRGITKKHGCAFLVDEVQTGGGSTGKFWAHEHWGLDDPADIVSFSKKMLTGGYYQKDSFQPDKPFRIFNTWLGDHTKNLLLTEVIKVIKTENLLDQAKRSGKVMLEGLYDLQDKYPHLLSKARGIGTFCAIDVKDEDTRNLLLLKARNKGVVLGGCGTQSIRFRPALVFKEHHAHLFLDIFNDAITELK; encoded by the exons ATGGCATACAGTCTTGTGGTTCCACCTGCATCACATTTTCACACTTCCACA CTGAGGAGCATGGCCTCCAGTATTCTAAGCCGCCATCTTGCTTCCTCTCTGAGACCCAGCCGTGGGTTGTCTGCTTCAG GACACCGCCATCAACAAACAACCGCTAAAAGAGTTGAGGAAGTTGAGTTTGATGGTCCTTGTATGAAGACGGAGGTTCCAGGTCCCAGATCTAAG ATCCTAGCACAACAACTGGAGAGTATTCAG AGTGTTGTCCAGGTGAACTTCTTCTGTGACTATGAGGAGAGTAAAGGTAACTACCTGGTGGACGTGGATGGGAACCGCATGCTGGATGTCTACACCCAGATCGCATCCATACCCATAG GATACAATCACCCGGCACTCACAAAAGTCATGACGGATCCCAAAAATATG GGAACGTTTGTCAACCGACCAGCTCTTGGGATGATGCCACCAGAGCAATTCTCTGAGAAGCTTGTCAACGGCCTGATGGCA GTGGCACCGAAGGGCTTCAGCCGGGTCCAGACCATGGCCTGTGGATCCTGCTCCAATGAGAACGCCTACAAAGCCATCTTCATCTGGTACAGA AACAAGATGAGAGGAACTCCGGAACCAACTCCAGAGGAAGTAAGAACTAGTGTCATCAACCAG GTTCCTGGCTGCCCTGACCTGACTCTTCTGTCCTTCATGGGCGGATTTCACGGAAGAACTCTGG GCTGTCTGGCCACCACTCACACCAAGGCCATACAGAAGCTAGACGTGCCGTCTTTTGACTGGCCCATCGCCTCCTTCCCCCAGCTGAGGTACCCCCTGGACCAGTTCGAGAGGGAGAACGCACGGGAGGAGGCACGCTGCCTGGAGGAG GCGGAGGACCTGATAGTGAAGTGGAATCAGAAGGGTCGGCACGTGGCGGGGGTGGTGATCGAGCCAATCCAGGCAGAGGGAGGGGATAACCACGCCTCCTTCGACTTCTACACTAAGCTCAGGGGAATCACCAAGAAG CATGGCTGTGCCTTCCTAGTGGATGAGGTGCAGACAGGGGGTGGGTCTACGGGGAAATTCTGGGCCCACGAGCACTGGGGATTGGACGACCCCGCTGACATCGTCTCCTTCAGCAAGAAGATGCTGACAGGAGGATACTACCAGAAAGATAGCTTTCAGCCTGacaag CCGTTCAGGATCTTCAACACGTGGCTTGGAGACCACACTAAGAACCTGTTGCTGACCGAGGTCATAAAGGTCATCAAGACAGAGAACCTGCTGGACCAGGCCAAGAGGTCAGGCAAGGTCATGCTGGAGGGACTCTACGACCTACAG GATAAGTACCCCCACTTGCTCAGTAAAGCGAGGGGCATCGGGACGTTCTGTGCCATCGATGTTAAGGATGAAGACACAcgcaacctcctcctcctcaaggCCAGGAATAAGG GTGTGGTTCTAGGGGGCTGTGGAACCCAGTCTATCCGGTTCCGACCAGCTCTGGTGTTCAAGGAACACCATGCTCATCTTTTCCTGGATATCTTTAATGACGCAATCACTGAGCTCAAGTAG